The Sphaerochaeta globosa str. Buddy region GGCGATAACCCTCCATGACGAGCGGCCGAACAATATTGTTGTAAAGTCAACCTACGAAATTGGCAAGTTCGAGGAAGCAATCAAGGAAGAAGGACTGATCAAGGTAGTCGGAGACTATGAAACTCCGGTAGTAAGCCACTGCCATATTGAGAGTGCAAACTCCTTTGCCTACATGGAGAGTGACAAGATTGTCGTGGTCAGCTCCACCCAAATCCCCCACATTGTCAGGCGTATTTGTTCACAGGCCCTTGGCCTTGGCTTCGGCAAAATCAGGATTATCAAGCCGTACATCGGCGGTGGGTTTGGAAACAAGCAGGATGCTTTGACCGAACCGTTGAATGCGTACCTCACCACCCGAGTCGGGGGAAGGCCTGTTAAGCTTGCCTACACCCGCGAGGAAACCTTCGCCTGTACCCGTACCCGTCATGCCATGCAATTCCATATTGAAAGCTATATCCGCAAGGACGGCAGTTTCGCCGCCCGCTCAATCAAGGCTTACTCCAACCAGGGTGCCTATGCATCCCATGCACATGCCCTCGTAGCCAATGCAGTAAACGGTTTTAGGATGATGTATCCGGTAGGAGCCATTAAAAGTGAAGCCTACACAGTCTACACCAACCTGCCCACTGCAGGAGCCATGCGTGCATACGGTATTCCCCAGATCGGGTTTGCCTTGGAAGCCCACGTCGACGACATTGCCAGGCAGACCGGTCTCGATCCGCTTGTAATGCGTAAGCTGAACATGATGAAGCTTGGGTATGTCGACCCGCTTACCACCATCACCTGTCACTCCACCGGTTTGGAGGAGTGCATCGACCGAGGTGAAAAGTACCTCGATTATTCCAAGAAACGGGTTGCCTATGCCCACCAGACAGGTCCGATCAGGAAGGGTGTGGGTATGGCAATTTTCTGTTACAAGACAGGTGTCTACCCCATCAGCTTGGAGACTTCCGCCTGCCGCATGATTCTCAACCAGGACGGTTCGCTGCAGATGCAGATCGGAGCTACCGAAATTGGACAGGGGGCCGACACCGTTTTTGCCATGATGGCAGCCCAGACCATCGGAGTGACGATGGATAAGGTGCATGTGATCAGCAAGCAGGACACCGATGTCACCCCGTATGACACCGGAGCTTATGCCTCCAGGCAAACCTACGTATCGGGTATGGCAGTCAAAAAGACCGCTGAATCCTTCAGGAAAAAAATTCTTGAATTCGCCGGTTTCATGCTGAAGAAGGATAGCTGGGATTTGGATATCAAGGACAACAACATCGTGCATGTCAATAAGAACGAGAAATTGCTCAGCGTCGCCGATGTCGCCATTGAGTCCTGCTACAGCTTGACCAATTCCACCCACATTGCTGCCGAGGAATCACACCACTGTACGGACAACACCTACTCCTTCGGGGTCTGCTTTACCGAAGTCGAGGTGGACATTCCGATGTGCCAGGTCAAGATCCTGGACATCATCAACGTCCACGATTCCGGCAAAATCATCAATGGACAGACCGCACGCGGACAGGTCCATGGCGGTATGAGCATGGGCTTGGGGTACGGGCTGTATGAACACCTGAAGTTCGACCCGAAAACCGGTCAGATGCTCAACGACAACCTTTTGGACTATAAGCTGATGACAGCCATCGATACGCCCGAACTCCATGCGGACTTTGTACAGACCGATGACCCCACCGGGCCTTATGGGAACAAGTCATTGGGAGAACCCCCGACGATTCCTGTCGCGCCTGCAATTCGTAATGCGGTGCTTAATGCAACCGGAGTTGCCATCAATGCCATTCCCCTGCACCCACAGCGGATGTTCGACGCATTCATCGAAGCGGCCCTGATTAAATAAGGAAACAGTGTATGTATAACTTCAACAACCTTTATGAACCAACCTCAGTCGAAGAAGCCCTGCGTATGAAAAAGGAGCATCCCCAAGCCTTGCTCCTCGCTGGGGGAAGCGACATCCTGATTAAAATTCGGGAAGGCAAGCTTGCCGGTTGCGACCTGATCAACATCTATTGCCTGGAAGAATTGAGAGGAATCTGCCTTGAGGACGATGGCTCGATTCTCATCCGACCCCTTACCAGTTTCACCGACGTGTCGATGCACCCGGTTATCAGGAAGTACGTTCCCGTCCTCGGGGAAGCCGTTGACCAAATCGGCGGCCCGCAGGTACGAAACATCGGCACCATCGGAGGCAATATCTGCAACGGTGTTACCAGTGCCGACAGTGCCACTACGCTGAAAGCGTACGATGCAACCTTGGAAATTACGAGCCTGGACGGGATTCGCCTTCTTCCCTATGCCGAATTCAACCTCGGACCCGGAAAGGTCGATCTCAGAGAGGGTGAAATGTTGACTGGCATTCGTATTGCCAAGCAAAGCTACGAAAACACGTACGGTCAGTACATCAAGTATGCAATGCGCAAGGCCATGGATATCGCAACACTGGGCTGTTCGGTCAATGTACGACTTTCCAACGACAAGAAACACATCGATCGACTTCGTATCGCCTTCGGTGTTGCCGCCCCGACTCCCCTTCGTTCCACAACTGCAGAAGCAAATGCCCAAGGGCATGGTTTGAATGAGCAATTGCTTGAAGCAGTGGCACAAGGAGCTTTGGCCGATGTAAAGCCCAGAACCAGCTGGCGCGCATCGAAGGAATTCCGCTTGCAGCTGGTCAAGGAAATGGCACGAAGAGCAACCAAGACTGCGGTTGAGAAAGCAGGAGGCACCATCAATGGCTAACAAAGACGTACACTGTATCGTGAACGGAAAAGAGAGAGTATTCAGTGTGGATGTTCGATCATCCCTTTCAGATATGCTCAGGGGTAATGCCGGCTTGGACAGCATCAAGCATGGCTGTGACGTAGGCGAATGTGGTGCGTGCACCGTACTCATCGACGGAAAACCGTTCAACACCTGTATTTATATGGCTATCTGGGCTGAGGGAAAAACCATTCTCACCCTTGAAGGGCTCAGTGACACCAAGGGTACCATCAGTGACATCCAGCAGGCGTTCATCGATGAGGGAGCTGTCCAGTGCGGTTTCTGCACCCCGGGTTTCATCATGGCCTCCATTCCCATCATTGAAAAGGATGAGCCTTCCACCCGAGAGGAGATCCGAAGGCAAATTTCAGGCAACCTCTGCCGATGCACCGGCTATGAACACATTGTCGATGCAATTGAAAAGACGCAGAAGAAGCGGATCGAGCAGAAAAAGGGCTGAGTTGAGGCTAAGACGGGATTGCGAATGCAGTCCCGTTTTTCTTCACATGCCAAATAGTCACGGTCATATACCACCAAGCGGTCACAAAAAGACACCCTGCTGGAAACAACAGAGTGCCTTTGCCTTAGGAAAAAAACTAGATTTCCTTGACTTGTGACTTCTTTACTTCATAGCCCAACGTACTGATGGCCTGTTCTATGGCTTCTGCAGCAATACGGGACTCATCAAAGTCAAGTTTTACTTTGCTGGAGTTGAACAACACCTTCACGCTGTCTTTCTGCACACCTTGCAGTACTTTGGTTGCATTCTCAATCTTTTGCATGCAGGACGGGCAGGCCAAGGATTCTAGTTGGATGGTTAATTTTTTCATGGGTATCGCTCCTTTCATCGTATGGTATGGATAGCATACCAGGGTTCTCTCACGTAGTAATTGATTCAAATCAACTTCTACTTCCTTCTCTTCAATCGGTAGCGAAGCAGCCGCATTCCATTGAGGATGACAACCAGAATGCTTGCTTCATGCACCAACATCCCAATGGACATGTTCATCCACTCGCTGAAGAACACACTTGCCAGAAGAACCAACACCACACCTACAGCGATTGCTATGTTCTGGCGCATATTGCTTGCTGTCGCCTTCGCCAGACCAAGAGCATGGGGCAGGCGGCTGAAGTCTGAATTCATCAATACGACATCTGACGTTTCGATGGCAACATCGGTACCGCTACCCATGGCAATGCCAATTTGGGCCAAGGCAAGCGAGGGACTATCGTTCACCCCGTCACCGACAAAGGCAACGATGCGACCCTCTGACTGCAACGTTTTGATGAAGGCTGCTTTGTCTTGGGGTAACATGTGCCCGTGGGCCTCAGTCAAACCCAGCTGCTTTGAAACCAAATCCACCGTCCCTTGGTTGTCACCGGAGAGGACTACCAAGTGTTTGACACCCAGTTTCTTCAACGCTTGCAGATGTTCCTTCACACCAGGCCGTATTTGATCCCGAATCCCCATCAACACGCTAAGCTGCCCATCCACAGCGGTCAACACAAGAGAATTTCCTCTTGCCTCAAACCGGGCGATATCCTTACGTCCGTTCTGAGGGATTGTTACGCCAAGCGTCTCCATCAGAGCAACGTTTCCGACTGCAACACGGTGCCCATCCACCTCTGCCACGATTCCCCCACCTGCAACCACATCGGTCTTTTGAACGACATAGGCATCGACCGGACCGAGGTGTTGGACTATCGCTTTTGCCAGCGGATGGTCAGACTCTCGTTCCACACTGGACAGATATCCTAAGGTTTTCTGCGTATCAAAGGCGTAGTATTGGGTATCTGCAACAGTAGGATTGCCCGCTGTCAACGTCCCTGTCTTGTCAAAAACAATAGTATCGACCCTGCTGAAATCGTGGATGACCTCACTACCCTTGAGCAACACGCCATGACGTGCACCGTTGCCGATGCCTGCGACATGAGAAACGGGAACCCCGATTACCAGGGCTCCGGGGCAACCCAATACAAGAATGGTAATGGCTAGTTCCATATTCTGGGAGAACACCCATACAAGCGTGGAAAGCACCAAAACTGCGGGTGTGTAGTATTTTGAGAATCGGTCAATGAACCGTTCTGCTTCCGACTTTGAGTCCTGAGCCTCCTCCACCAGCTCGATGATTCGTCCAAAGGTGGTATCTTCACCAACACGATCGGCAACAATTTGCAGGGTGCCATTTTCCAATATGGTTCCGGCAAATACCTGGGAGCCCATTTTCTTGCCAACCGGCACTGCTTCACCGGTGATGCTCGCCTCGTTGATATAGCCTTCACCGGTAAGGACGGTTCCGTCAACGGGGACCTTTGAGCCAGTTTTTACGAGTAGCGTATCGCCAACGTCGACATCATCGACAGCAACTTCCTCAAACTCACCACTGTCGGTCTGTTTCAAAGCACTTTCAGGAGCCATTTCAGTCAGTTCCTTGATGGCGGAACGTGTTTTCTGCAAGGTGCGTTGCTCCAAATAGGCTCCGAAGAGAAACAAGAAAGTGACTACTGCTGATTCCTCAAAGTTTCTGATGAAAAAAGCCCCGATGACTGCCAAGGTTACCAAGACATCAATGCTGACCACTTTGACCTTAAGAGCCTGATAGGCTTGGATGGCAATCGGAGCTCCTGCGAGCACCGATGCAAGAATGAACGACCACATGGCCAGCTGCTCTTGGTGAAAGACAATCTCTCCTGTAAAGCCGAAGGCGATCAACAATGCACCGAGAACTGTAATTATGGTTTTATTGCTTAGTATGAACTTCTGCACTTGGTCCTCCTTGTTTCCAGTATGAACGATATGCTTCGTCGAGTTTTGACAACATAAAAAGGACCGCTTCATAGCTTTCACATACATCCTGGGGGACACGGTAATCATGGGTAATGGTTCGCAGCATAGCGAATTCTTCTTGTAAGGAAGGGTATTTTGTCCCTGCTTGCTCGATGTTTTTGACCATAGTCTCGAATACTCTGCGAACTTCGTGGAACTCAGGATGATTGGAGCCGTGGACACGATCTACGATGGGGACATATTGTTTCAGAACCTTGAGATACTGCTTTTTGACATCGGCGAATGCTGTAGTATTTGACATGCTGATTTCTCCTTCTTTCTCGTTGTTACAGAGGTACTGTAGCACCGATGTAAAAATGAATAATTGATTTGAATCAATGTTGGAGAGAATTGGCATGTATACGTTCACGAAGCGAATACAGCTCATCTATTGCCTCACATCGACAGTCTCGGTACGCTGATGCCCAAGAGGAACATCTATGCGTATAGCCATCTATGGAGCGGGATCACTGGGAACGGTATTGGGAGCCTATCTGTCGAAACAGGGCATCGAATGCGACCTGATAAGCCGTAACAAGTCCCATGTCACTGCTTTACAGCAAAAAGGGGCACGCATTGTAGGAAAAGCCAATTTCACCGTTCCGGTTAAGGCATTGTTGCCCGATCAAATGGAGGGAACCTACGACGTAATCTTCCTTTTGACCAAGCAGCTTGAGAACCGCAAGGTAGCCACATTCCTCCGCTCCTACCTTGCCAAGGATGGATTGTTGGTAACCATGCAAAATGGACTGCCGGAAAGCGAACTGGAACAGGTACTGGGTTCTCAGCGGGTGGCAGGGTGTGCAATCGGCTGGGGAGCAACGTTGCTGGAAAGCGGGGTTGCAGAACTTACCAGCGAGCCACAAGCCCTCGCCTTCAGCCTGGGCATGCTCAAAGCGGGACGGGAGGAGACTCTGAAAGCGATTGCTACTGTCCTGGCTGCTATGGGAACGGTCACCATCGAACAGAACTTCATCGGGGCCAGATGGTCAAAGCTTCTGATCAATGCCGCCTTCAGTGGAACGGCAACAGTACTCGGGTGCACCTTCGGTGAGGTTGCCAAGGACAAAAAGGCCCGCCGGGTCGCCCAGTTGATCCTCAAGGAGTGTTTTGATACCGGTCACCGGCTAGCCATCAAATTCGAGCCTGTTCAGGGAAAGAACCTTGAAAAGTTGTTTGATTACCAAAACAGCCTGAAGCAAAAGCTCAGTTACCTGCTCATCCCCCTTGCCATGAAGAAACATGCCAGTCTCAAGCCCAGCATGCTGCAGGATATTGAAAAGGGGAAAAAGTGTGAGGTGGATAGTATCAACGGCATTCTTTCCAAGGAAGGGAAAAGGGCTGGTATTGCTACCCCTGTCAACGACTTGGTAGTACAACTAATTGGGCAAATTGAGTCAGAAGAAGGAAAACCCGGATGGGGTAATTTGGATTTCTTCAAATCATTCCTTTCATAAGTCTGGAAAAAATAGATACTTATTTTCTCCAATAGCATTGACTCTTTCTGTGATACCTCGTAGTGTTAAGGAGCTTAGACTTTGTGTTCCTTTTTGTTCCCGATCCTATCTTTGTAGCCATGCTGCTTGACTTCCATGCACTTCTGACGGGTAATCGATCGAAACTGTACCAAACTCCTAAGACACCCAAAGAAAGCAGGCATTGACCTGCGCAAGGAAATTATCATGGCAAAAAAAATTTATGTAGGAAACATGAGCTACCAGACCACTGAAGAGGCTTTGTACTCTTTGTTCGCACAGTACGGCGACGTAATGAGCGCACGCATCATCATGGATCGCGATACCAACCGTCCCAAGGGCTTTGCCTTTGTTGAGATGGACGACGATAGCGCAGCAGTTGCAGCAATCAGCCAGCTTGATGGCCGTGAGCTCGATGGCAGAAACCTCAGGGTCAACGAAGCCATTGCAAAAGAAAGAACTGAACGCAGACCTTCTTACAACAACAGGTACTAGTCTCTATATCAAGCAGCATAGGGAGCCCAAAAGGGCTCCTTTTTCTTTACACAGATGCCAGCATCCGAGAAGCTTGCTTAGAGCTTTTTCTCAATACTAATCCGAAAAACCTTCCTAGCTGCCCCATCGTCCTTGACAATTTCCTCTTGCAGGGAAATGATGAACTACCATCATGCAACAGGTAATCATCCTCCATAACCAGATCCCTTCAGACGCCCCAGAGGACGTACTGGATATTCTTCGGCAAGCCCAATGGATTGCTGAAATCCTCACAGAAAAAGGGTATGCTACAACACTTCTGCCCTACTCGCTCTCTGCACTCGAACAATTGGAGAAGAGCGTTGTCGTTTTCAATCTCGTTGACTCGGCACCCAAGGAGGAGCTGCTCTCCTACTTGGTTCCGGGAATCCTTGAAAGCCTTCATCTGCGCTATACCGGCTGTTCACTATCCTCGCTCTTTCTCAGTACCGACAAGGTATTGGCAAAAAGACTGCTCAGTGAGCACACCCTGCCCACCCCGGCCCTCTATAGCAAAGAGAGTGAGAAAGGCCTGTACCTGATCAAACCGACAACCCAGGATGCCTCGGTGGGCCTGGATGAACAGTGTCTGGTGGAGCATGACAGAGTACAAGCAGTACTCAGGGAAAAGGAACAGGAGGTTGGGTGTCCTTGTTTTGCCGAACAGTATATCGACGGCAGGGAGTTCACCGTCTGTATGTATGGAACCAAGGAGGAGGCACACATCCTCCCCCCGTATGAGTGGGTTTTCAATGATTACGGACAGAATGCAAAAATCATCACCTACGATGCCAAATGGACTGAAAATACATTCGGCTATGAACACATCACTGCAAAGTATACCCACGATGAAGCTGACAAAGCCTTACTTCAGCAATTGGTACAGATTTCCACATCGTGTTGGAATGTTTTCGACCTGCACGGATATGCACGCGTCGATTTCAGGGTCGATGATCAGAATCGTCCCTATATCCTTGAACTGAACGCAAATCCAAGTTTCTATGGCTTCTACCACCTAGCCAAGGAGTGGCTCTTCAGCTTCGAGGACATCGTTCTCTTTTTGGTAGAACACCCGCACGTCTCATAAGTACTTGTCAACCCAAACCAGGTTTTCCAGTTCAAACCCCTCAGCTGCATACAACCCTTGGGCCCGTTCATTCTTAGGATGGGTCACCATGGCAAAATAGGTACAACCATGTTCTTTCGCCCAACGCTGGGCTTCGGTCAACAATTGAGTCCCCAAGCCATGGACCCTGGCCTCTTCTGCAACATACAGCTCATTGAGCCATAAGTAGTCGCCTCCGCTCTCCAGCCCGCAACAGACATTGCCGAACGCGATACCCAGAGCTTTGTTGTGTTGGTAGGCTACGAAGAGAACCGAGCGGCTCTCTTGTTTCATGGCATTGGCCAAGACAGCCTGTACATCCTCCATCGTTGGCGTATACCCGATGAACGTCAATTGTTGATGCACAAGATTGTGCACACCTTCGATATCAGCGATGGCACAGGTGTGTTGGAAGGTTGTAATCTGAATGTCCATAGCCTACCACCCTTTGACGTAGAGCAACTTGTCATCACCGGGAGCGTAGTAGTCCTTCAGTTGACCCTCCAGGATGTAATCATGGCGGGTATAGAAACTGCGGGTAGGGACATATAAAGGTTGGGAGGACGTCTCAATGTAAATCCGCTTCCCTCCCCTACGCTCGATCTCAGCCTCAGTCTGCATAAGCAGCTGTGCTCCGATCCCCTGTCGTTGATACGCGGGGTCGACGGCTATCCAGTAGAGATCATAGCTGAATTGTGTACCGGGAATGGGACCGAAGCAGGTATATCCGAGCACACGATCGCCTTCTTGGGCAAACTGGAAGAAATACAGACTTTTCTCGCCTTGCTCAAGCCGCTCACGAACGAGCGACACCCCTACCTCCTGCTCCTCCTCATTGAAGAAACCCGAGGCCTTCAAAATGGAAGCCACCGCCTCCCTATCCGTATCTATTGGTTGTTCACGAAACTGCATTTAGTAACTCCCGAGCAACTGCTCGATTACCTCAGTATAGGACATGCCTGCTTCAGACGCGGCAGCAATAAAGCCGCTGTCTGCGGTTATGCACGGATTGCTGTTCATCTCAAGGATAAACGGCCTGTTCTGCTCATCAACACGAAAATCTACCCGGGCATACCCACTGCTTCCAAAAAGAGTATAGACTTCTTTGGCAAGCCGTTTCAGCTCCTCAACCAAGACTCTCTGCTCAGGGGCAAAGACATAAGAACGCTGGGTATGCTGATAGGCAAAAGATTCCTGCTGCCACTTAGCCTCATACCCTACAATCTTCACCTTATCCTTGGGATAGTCAACGAAGCGCATTTCACAGACCGGCAATACTCTGCCTGAGGGTAGGATGGAGAGATTGAACTCCCTGCCATCGATATAGCGCTCGGCAAAGAGGTCGGGATGCTCTGATAAAGCCAGGCTAAGCTGAGCCTTATCAGAAAATGTCCGAACCGAAGCATCGGTAATACCCACCGAGGCTTCCTGAGCGACAGGTTTAAGCATCAAGGGGACCTGAAGGAAGTCAGAACACTCAGCAACATCTTCGAACCAAGGAGGAGTTGGAAGACCAGCCAAACCGAGTTGCCTCTTGGCAACCAGCTTGTCTCCGGTAACAGAAAGCGTATAGGCACTACCTCCGCTGTACGGAACCGAAAGCGTCTGACAAACCAACGGGACCAAGTGAAGAAGTCGGCTTGAACTCAGATTCTCCACCAGATTGAACACTAGGTCGCAGCCCGACTTCTCAATGCGGCGGGCAGTGAGAATCAGGTTCAAGGAAAAGGCAGCCACCTCGACGGAATGGCCAAGGCGGAGCAAAGCTTTCTTTACCGCCTTAACCTGAAGCAGCGTGTCAGCCTCATCCTCACGCATACCGCTACGCTGTACATCGGTGAGAATCAGAACCTTCATAAGCCGAGCCTCTTTTGTGCAGAGTGCATGATCCGGGCAATAAGCTCATCATAGCCCAAGCCATGCATCCTGCTTAGTATCGGGAGATCTGAATCGATGGGATGCAGGCCGGCCAAAGGATTCACTTCCAAGAAGTGCACTACCCCTTTCTCGTCCATTTTCACATCGATACGTCCCCCGTCGCGGCACCCGAGGGCACGCCAAGCGGCCAAGGCAACAGCCTCGGAGGCCTTCCATGCCGACTCATCGGGTCTCTCATAGCGGGTAGTGGTCTCGTACTCCTGCTTGGTCTTGTAGGAATAAATGCCACCGTCACTGCTATGGTCAATAATAATTTCCATCACCCCGGTGCTCTGTGCCTCATCACCGGTTCCTGTGATGCCGACAGTGAACTCACGCCCACCCAGATACGTCTCGACCAAGACCGGCTGCTGATACGCAGCAAGCATTGCCCCCGAAACCTTCTGAAGATCTTTGGGGTTCGTTACCTTGCTGGATGCGGTAATCCCAATACCCGTACCCCCTGCAACCGGTTTAAGGAAGAGAGGATAGGGCAACGAAACTTGCTTCCAGTCATCGGATGAGCTCAGCACGCAAAAGTCTGCAGTAGCCACCCCGGCTTTTCTCACCACTTCC contains the following coding sequences:
- the xdhA gene encoding xanthine dehydrogenase subunit XdhA — its product is MDIIGTSLKRVDAFDKVTGKAKYTDDLVSDHALIAKVLHSTIANGWVKEFDLSEAWKVNGVVDIVTCFDVPNIQFPTAGHPWSTDPKHQDIADRKLLNARVRCYADDIAAVIAEDEIAAEEAVRKIKVTYEEFTPILTVEDAMKEGAITLHDERPNNIVVKSTYEIGKFEEAIKEEGLIKVVGDYETPVVSHCHIESANSFAYMESDKIVVVSSTQIPHIVRRICSQALGLGFGKIRIIKPYIGGGFGNKQDALTEPLNAYLTTRVGGRPVKLAYTREETFACTRTRHAMQFHIESYIRKDGSFAARSIKAYSNQGAYASHAHALVANAVNGFRMMYPVGAIKSEAYTVYTNLPTAGAMRAYGIPQIGFALEAHVDDIARQTGLDPLVMRKLNMMKLGYVDPLTTITCHSTGLEECIDRGEKYLDYSKKRVAYAHQTGPIRKGVGMAIFCYKTGVYPISLETSACRMILNQDGSLQMQIGATEIGQGADTVFAMMAAQTIGVTMDKVHVISKQDTDVTPYDTGAYASRQTYVSGMAVKKTAESFRKKILEFAGFMLKKDSWDLDIKDNNIVHVNKNEKLLSVADVAIESCYSLTNSTHIAAEESHHCTDNTYSFGVCFTEVEVDIPMCQVKILDIINVHDSGKIINGQTARGQVHGGMSMGLGYGLYEHLKFDPKTGQMLNDNLLDYKLMTAIDTPELHADFVQTDDPTGPYGNKSLGEPPTIPVAPAIRNAVLNATGVAINAIPLHPQRMFDAFIEAALIK
- the xdhB gene encoding xanthine dehydrogenase subunit XdhB, producing MYNFNNLYEPTSVEEALRMKKEHPQALLLAGGSDILIKIREGKLAGCDLINIYCLEELRGICLEDDGSILIRPLTSFTDVSMHPVIRKYVPVLGEAVDQIGGPQVRNIGTIGGNICNGVTSADSATTLKAYDATLEITSLDGIRLLPYAEFNLGPGKVDLREGEMLTGIRIAKQSYENTYGQYIKYAMRKAMDIATLGCSVNVRLSNDKKHIDRLRIAFGVAAPTPLRSTTAEANAQGHGLNEQLLEAVAQGALADVKPRTSWRASKEFRLQLVKEMARRATKTAVEKAGGTING
- the xdhC gene encoding xanthine dehydrogenase subunit XdhC, which translates into the protein MANKDVHCIVNGKERVFSVDVRSSLSDMLRGNAGLDSIKHGCDVGECGACTVLIDGKPFNTCIYMAIWAEGKTILTLEGLSDTKGTISDIQQAFIDEGAVQCGFCTPGFIMASIPIIEKDEPSTREEIRRQISGNLCRCTGYEHIVDAIEKTQKKRIEQKKG
- a CDS encoding heavy-metal-associated domain-containing protein; the protein is MKKLTIQLESLACPSCMQKIENATKVLQGVQKDSVKVLFNSSKVKLDFDESRIAAEAIEQAISTLGYEVKKSQVKEI
- a CDS encoding heavy metal translocating P-type ATPase gives rise to the protein MQKFILSNKTIITVLGALLIAFGFTGEIVFHQEQLAMWSFILASVLAGAPIAIQAYQALKVKVVSIDVLVTLAVIGAFFIRNFEESAVVTFLFLFGAYLEQRTLQKTRSAIKELTEMAPESALKQTDSGEFEEVAVDDVDVGDTLLVKTGSKVPVDGTVLTGEGYINEASITGEAVPVGKKMGSQVFAGTILENGTLQIVADRVGEDTTFGRIIELVEEAQDSKSEAERFIDRFSKYYTPAVLVLSTLVWVFSQNMELAITILVLGCPGALVIGVPVSHVAGIGNGARHGVLLKGSEVIHDFSRVDTIVFDKTGTLTAGNPTVADTQYYAFDTQKTLGYLSSVERESDHPLAKAIVQHLGPVDAYVVQKTDVVAGGGIVAEVDGHRVAVGNVALMETLGVTIPQNGRKDIARFEARGNSLVLTAVDGQLSVLMGIRDQIRPGVKEHLQALKKLGVKHLVVLSGDNQGTVDLVSKQLGLTEAHGHMLPQDKAAFIKTLQSEGRIVAFVGDGVNDSPSLALAQIGIAMGSGTDVAIETSDVVLMNSDFSRLPHALGLAKATASNMRQNIAIAVGVVLVLLASVFFSEWMNMSIGMLVHEASILVVILNGMRLLRYRLKRRK
- a CDS encoding ketopantoate reductase family protein, producing MRIAIYGAGSLGTVLGAYLSKQGIECDLISRNKSHVTALQQKGARIVGKANFTVPVKALLPDQMEGTYDVIFLLTKQLENRKVATFLRSYLAKDGLLVTMQNGLPESELEQVLGSQRVAGCAIGWGATLLESGVAELTSEPQALAFSLGMLKAGREETLKAIATVLAAMGTVTIEQNFIGARWSKLLINAAFSGTATVLGCTFGEVAKDKKARRVAQLILKECFDTGHRLAIKFEPVQGKNLEKLFDYQNSLKQKLSYLLIPLAMKKHASLKPSMLQDIEKGKKCEVDSINGILSKEGKRAGIATPVNDLVVQLIGQIESEEGKPGWGNLDFFKSFLS
- a CDS encoding RNA recognition motif domain-containing protein, whose amino-acid sequence is MAKKIYVGNMSYQTTEEALYSLFAQYGDVMSARIIMDRDTNRPKGFAFVEMDDDSAAVAAISQLDGRELDGRNLRVNEAIAKERTERRPSYNNRY
- a CDS encoding ATP-grasp domain-containing protein, with the translated sequence MQQVIILHNQIPSDAPEDVLDILRQAQWIAEILTEKGYATTLLPYSLSALEQLEKSVVVFNLVDSAPKEELLSYLVPGILESLHLRYTGCSLSSLFLSTDKVLAKRLLSEHTLPTPALYSKESEKGLYLIKPTTQDASVGLDEQCLVEHDRVQAVLREKEQEVGCPCFAEQYIDGREFTVCMYGTKEEAHILPPYEWVFNDYGQNAKIITYDAKWTENTFGYEHITAKYTHDEADKALLQQLVQISTSCWNVFDLHGYARVDFRVDDQNRPYILELNANPSFYGFYHLAKEWLFSFEDIVLFLVEHPHVS
- a CDS encoding GNAT family N-acetyltransferase translates to MDIQITTFQHTCAIADIEGVHNLVHQQLTFIGYTPTMEDVQAVLANAMKQESRSVLFVAYQHNKALGIAFGNVCCGLESGGDYLWLNELYVAEEARVHGLGTQLLTEAQRWAKEHGCTYFAMVTHPKNERAQGLYAAEGFELENLVWVDKYL
- a CDS encoding GNAT family N-acetyltransferase is translated as MQFREQPIDTDREAVASILKASGFFNEEEQEVGVSLVRERLEQGEKSLYFFQFAQEGDRVLGYTCFGPIPGTQFSYDLYWIAVDPAYQRQGIGAQLLMQTEAEIERRGGKRIYIETSSQPLYVPTRSFYTRHDYILEGQLKDYYAPGDDKLLYVKGW
- a CDS encoding D-alanine--D-alanine ligase family protein, with amino-acid sequence MKVLILTDVQRSGMREDEADTLLQVKAVKKALLRLGHSVEVAAFSLNLILTARRIEKSGCDLVFNLVENLSSSRLLHLVPLVCQTLSVPYSGGSAYTLSVTGDKLVAKRQLGLAGLPTPPWFEDVAECSDFLQVPLMLKPVAQEASVGITDASVRTFSDKAQLSLALSEHPDLFAERYIDGREFNLSILPSGRVLPVCEMRFVDYPKDKVKIVGYEAKWQQESFAYQHTQRSYVFAPEQRVLVEELKRLAKEVYTLFGSSGYARVDFRVDEQNRPFILEMNSNPCITADSGFIAAASEAGMSYTEVIEQLLGSY
- a CDS encoding D-alanine--D-alanine ligase family protein — encoded protein: MLIGMTYDLKDDYLKEGYAPELVAECDSIVTIDAIDAALQKLGHQTVRIGNVKALVGYLGEGKRCDLVFNIAEGLFGLLRESVIPALLDAYQIPYVFSDSFVLAICLHKGFTKEVVRKAGVATADFCVLSSSDDWKQVSLPYPLFLKPVAGGTGIGITASSKVTNPKDLQKVSGAMLAAYQQPVLVETYLGGREFTVGITGTGDEAQSTGVMEIIIDHSSDGGIYSYKTKQEYETTTRYERPDESAWKASEAVALAAWRALGCRDGGRIDVKMDEKGVVHFLEVNPLAGLHPIDSDLPILSRMHGLGYDELIARIMHSAQKRLGL